In Meiothermus ruber DSM 1279, the following proteins share a genomic window:
- a CDS encoding O-antigen ligase family protein, producing MILLIVSPVVMRINISKWLPLFAFFFYLFSSSIISLVTTKPFTHSLLILNYFFAFLVCILGGQIGRIFKYESIVLALRMASGLLLLATLIKILFSWQDIYEYLQDPYAHPELFWLYGGGPNLEATWLVMNAAFFRRSKFFWSFWFLSLAISVLYASRAAILLGIVLALLELISERRWRTFVAFFCMILLSGIFVYLVNPHSFERFMQIGQETGSVTRLEMWSGAITAIQQMPITGFGAGNAITAIEWITNKDFLEDNVHNYFLQVLLDFGPLGLLIWLCFVSFVLRRSHILTKKDEIGTYIVLYFVASLVQFRGAEPLFWFVMGIFISSRNKKVGRMGDV from the coding sequence ATGATTTTATTGATTGTATCTCCAGTAGTGATGCGAATAAATATTTCCAAATGGCTACCGCTTTTTGCCTTCTTTTTTTACTTGTTTTCATCTTCCATTATATCTTTAGTAACTACAAAGCCATTTACGCACAGCTTGTTAATCTTAAACTACTTTTTTGCTTTTCTGGTTTGTATTTTGGGAGGGCAAATTGGGCGCATTTTTAAGTACGAATCAATTGTATTAGCCTTACGTATGGCTTCTGGATTGCTATTGCTTGCGACCTTGATCAAGATACTTTTTTCGTGGCAGGATATTTATGAGTATCTGCAAGACCCCTATGCTCATCCAGAACTTTTTTGGTTGTATGGTGGCGGACCTAATCTAGAAGCTACCTGGCTAGTCATGAATGCTGCTTTCTTTAGAAGAAGCAAGTTTTTTTGGTCTTTTTGGTTCCTAAGCTTAGCTATATCCGTTCTTTATGCTAGTCGTGCTGCAATATTGCTAGGAATTGTCCTTGCGTTGCTGGAACTCATCTCTGAGCGACGCTGGCGTACATTTGTTGCCTTCTTCTGCATGATCTTGCTATCAGGTATATTTGTGTACTTAGTTAATCCGCATAGCTTTGAGAGGTTTATGCAAATTGGTCAGGAAACTGGCTCTGTCACTCGATTAGAAATGTGGTCTGGGGCTATAACGGCAATTCAACAAATGCCGATAACCGGCTTTGGAGCCGGAAATGCCATAACAGCAATTGAATGGATAACTAACAAAGATTTTTTGGAGGATAATGTACATAATTATTTTCTTCAAGTGCTTTTAGATTTTGGCCCTCTAGGATTGCTTATCTGGCTTTGTTTTGTTTCTTTTGTACTAAGGCGAAGCCACATACTTACAAAAAAAGACGAGATAGGAACCTACATAGTACTATATTTTGTGGCTAGTCTTGTGCAATTTAGAGGTGCGGAACCCTTGTTTTGGTTTGTGATGGGGATTTTTATTTCTTCTAGAAATAAAAAGGTTGGGAGAATGGGTGATGTGTAA
- a CDS encoding glycosyltransferase, translated as MCKVALLIPVYNNQTGLERSLSTLPTEVPLDVVVVDDGSEPPISQPKVPEPHRIFLLRLQQNQGIEHALNYGLKWILEGKYEYVARLDAGDIVLPGRFTKQLRFLESHPDYVLIGGQVRFVDISGREVFRERFPTEYKDIRRIMHARNCFIHPAVMWRTAVLREIGLYSDQYKAAEDFELFFRMARRYKVANLDEYVVQCEVNPTGISLSKRRRQVLSRLRVMLRYFDPWKKESWLGVLKNTLLLYIPVAWVLNLKTKLENKRGWL; from the coding sequence ATGTGTAAGGTAGCCTTACTAATACCTGTCTATAACAACCAAACTGGCCTCGAGCGTTCCCTTTCCACCCTTCCTACCGAGGTGCCCTTGGATGTGGTGGTGGTGGATGATGGGAGTGAACCTCCTATAAGTCAGCCGAAAGTGCCAGAGCCCCATCGGATTTTCCTGCTACGTTTGCAGCAAAACCAGGGTATTGAGCATGCCCTGAACTACGGTTTGAAGTGGATTTTGGAAGGCAAATATGAATATGTGGCCCGGCTGGATGCGGGGGACATAGTCTTGCCTGGGAGATTTACCAAACAGCTCCGCTTTTTAGAATCCCACCCAGACTACGTCTTGATTGGGGGACAAGTGCGGTTTGTGGATATATCGGGGCGGGAGGTTTTTAGAGAGCGTTTTCCTACAGAATATAAGGATATACGCCGTATTATGCATGCACGCAACTGCTTTATCCATCCTGCAGTGATGTGGCGTACTGCGGTTCTCAGAGAAATCGGTCTCTACAGCGATCAGTACAAAGCAGCAGAGGACTTCGAACTCTTTTTCCGCATGGCTCGGAGATACAAAGTAGCGAACCTTGATGAGTACGTTGTGCAGTGTGAGGTAAACCCCACAGGAATCTCCCTATCCAAGCGACGTAGGCAGGTTTTGAGTAGACTCAGGGTTATGCTTCGCTACTTTGACCCCTGGAAAAAAGAGAGCTGGCTGGGCGTTCTGAAGAACACCTTGCTGCTTTATATACCTGTTGCGTGGGTGCTGAATCTCAAAACGAAGCTTGAGAACAAGAGGGGATGGCTCTAA
- the wbaP gene encoding undecaprenyl-phosphate galactose phosphotransferase WbaP codes for MLMRTQISTSPITSQQPSSALTSALLLTSDVCTTVLTMGLAIWLRYLWDRSLLWDLYVDLWPALLLFPLAYALAGLYGVGIAPPEELRRLSYSTSLVFVILGAATFMYKAGADYSRGAFVFAWGLALVLVPLGRALVRELFARRPWWGAAVLVLGAGKTGEEVVRALQKQPGLGLKPIALLDDDPAKQGRAIGGVPVLGGLERAREFALTGVRHAIIAMPGVPRDRLLELLETHGGTFPHLILIPDLFGFSSLWLTARDLGGVLGLELRQRLLLPGPRLVKRAIDIALVITFALPVALVLAVIGLLIRLDSPGSVLYSQWRVGLSANRFRAWKFRSMVRDADRLLAEYLQRYPELKAEWEHDQKLKNDPRVTRVGRFLRKTSLDELPQLWNVLKGEMSLVGPRPIVDDEIKRYGSHFSLYTRVRPGLTGLWQVSGRNDTTYAERVAMDIYYVRNWSPWLDLYILARTVWVVLFGKGAY; via the coding sequence ATGCTTATGCGCACGCAAATTAGCACCTCACCGATTACATCCCAGCAGCCATCTAGCGCTCTTACGTCGGCGCTACTTTTGACTAGCGATGTTTGTACTACTGTCCTCACGATGGGGCTGGCCATTTGGCTGCGCTACCTCTGGGATCGGAGCTTGCTTTGGGATTTGTATGTTGATCTCTGGCCCGCTTTGCTGCTCTTTCCGCTGGCGTATGCCCTGGCAGGCTTGTATGGTGTGGGTATTGCCCCTCCTGAGGAGTTACGCCGTCTTTCTTATTCCACGAGCCTGGTTTTTGTAATCCTGGGAGCTGCCACGTTTATGTACAAAGCAGGGGCTGATTACTCTCGGGGGGCCTTTGTGTTTGCTTGGGGGCTGGCGCTTGTGCTGGTGCCGCTGGGCCGGGCGCTGGTGCGTGAGCTTTTTGCCCGCAGGCCTTGGTGGGGGGCGGCGGTGCTGGTGCTGGGGGCAGGTAAAACTGGGGAAGAGGTGGTGCGGGCGTTGCAGAAACAGCCGGGTTTGGGGCTCAAGCCCATTGCCTTGCTTGACGACGACCCAGCCAAGCAAGGGAGGGCAATAGGTGGGGTGCCGGTGCTGGGGGGCCTCGAGCGGGCTCGGGAATTTGCCCTAACGGGTGTTCGGCACGCGATTATAGCCATGCCGGGGGTTCCTCGAGACCGCCTACTGGAGCTCCTGGAAACCCATGGGGGTACTTTCCCCCATTTGATTTTGATTCCGGATCTCTTCGGTTTCTCCAGCCTGTGGTTGACAGCGCGGGATTTGGGTGGTGTGTTGGGGCTCGAGCTTCGCCAGAGGCTTCTTTTGCCGGGGCCCCGCCTGGTCAAACGGGCTATAGATATTGCCTTGGTGATAACTTTTGCTTTGCCTGTGGCTTTGGTGCTTGCCGTCATTGGCTTGCTGATTCGTCTGGACTCACCTGGCTCAGTGCTTTATAGCCAGTGGCGGGTGGGGTTGTCTGCAAATCGCTTTAGGGCTTGGAAATTTCGCTCCATGGTGCGGGACGCGGATCGATTACTGGCAGAATACTTGCAACGATACCCCGAACTGAAAGCGGAGTGGGAGCACGATCAAAAATTGAAGAACGACCCCAGGGTTACCCGTGTGGGAAGATTTTTACGCAAAACCAGCCTGGATGAGTTGCCCCAATTATGGAATGTTTTGAAAGGTGAGATGAGCTTGGTGGGGCCGAGACCCATTGTAGATGATGAGATTAAGCGGTATGGTTCCCACTTTAGCTTGTATACCAGGGTTCGCCCCGGCCTGACTGGCTTATGGCAAGTTTCTGGACGCAATGATACGACGTATGCTGAACGGGTAGCAATGGATATCTACTACGTGCGCAACTGGTCACCCTGGCTTGATCTTTATATCCTGGCCCGCACGGTCTGGGTAGTGCTGTTTGGTAAGGGGGCCTATTGA
- a CDS encoding O-antigen ligase family protein: protein MTGSRAAFWGWLLLLGIWWWGLGRWRWSMLGVLVGGAFLLAWQPEWLGRLSQATTLDSSAQSRLVIWQVAIRAFLEYPWTGVGFGNFPVYYQIHRPHGALEAITGHAHNLWLHLLAEGGGLALLGFLVWLGGVLGWLIRLRAGRVLALVAVALVLGLFDFSFFFAGVYYTLLLALGFYISRFDSFLQDRHKIP, encoded by the coding sequence GTGACGGGTAGCCGGGCGGCTTTTTGGGGCTGGTTGCTGCTACTGGGGATCTGGTGGTGGGGGCTGGGCCGCTGGCGCTGGAGCATGTTAGGGGTGCTTGTGGGGGGGGCCTTCTTGCTAGCCTGGCAGCCTGAGTGGTTGGGGCGGTTGAGCCAGGCCACGACACTCGACTCGAGCGCACAGTCTCGGTTGGTTATATGGCAGGTAGCAATCCGGGCTTTTCTCGAGTACCCCTGGACTGGGGTGGGTTTCGGCAATTTTCCCGTTTATTATCAGATTCACCGACCTCACGGTGCCCTCGAGGCCATTACGGGGCATGCCCATAATTTGTGGCTTCACCTGTTGGCTGAGGGGGGTGGGCTGGCCTTGCTAGGGTTTTTGGTCTGGTTGGGTGGAGTGTTGGGGTGGTTGATAAGGCTTCGGGCTGGGCGGGTCTTGGCCTTGGTTGCTGTGGCGTTGGTGCTGGGTCTGTTTGATTTTAGTTTTTTCTTTGCAGGTGTTTACTACACACTTTTGCTGGCTTTGGGTTTTTATATTTCCCGATTTGACAGTTTCCTCCAGGATAGGCATAAAATACCTTGA
- a CDS encoding glycosyltransferase family 4 protein — MALMRVLHILEATGGGTARHVADLCLGLVGRGLEVHLAYSSLRMDDIFRKALPVLEKAGIQCYELSMRRAPHPGDIKALSLLNSYITQQKGFDIVHGHSSKAGGIARLLGLWNKVSVVYTPHAFVTLAPSLGGLERLVYGLMERILAYRTDALIAVSKDELAEAHRLGYRSRKTHLIPNGIKLEHDVEGTKGGIRASLSLKQDELVVGFVGRFSQQKSPHLLLEAFAKVASCFPLARLVMVGDGVLKQSLLARADELGLIDRVIWPGFMDGRLAMRAFDVFVLPSNYEGFPYVLLEAMAEGLPVVSTRVGGSEEAIANGENGFIVPVGNVQALSESICKLLEDAEMRRRFGQKSLERVQAFSVDNMVDSTIALYKQLVA; from the coding sequence ATGGCTCTAATGCGAGTGCTCCATATCCTCGAGGCCACAGGTGGGGGTACAGCACGCCATGTGGCCGATCTCTGCCTTGGATTGGTTGGCCGTGGGCTAGAGGTGCATTTGGCTTATTCTTCCTTAAGGATGGACGATATTTTTCGCAAGGCGCTACCAGTACTAGAAAAGGCGGGCATACAATGCTATGAACTTTCCATGCGGCGCGCACCCCATCCCGGCGATATTAAGGCGCTCAGTCTGCTGAACTCTTATATCACACAGCAGAAAGGTTTTGATATTGTTCATGGACACAGCTCGAAGGCGGGTGGTATAGCTCGTTTATTGGGGCTATGGAATAAAGTTAGCGTAGTCTATACGCCACATGCGTTTGTAACGCTTGCTCCAAGCTTGGGTGGTTTAGAGCGGCTTGTTTATGGGTTAATGGAAAGAATACTGGCTTACCGGACTGATGCACTCATTGCAGTATCCAAGGATGAGTTGGCAGAAGCGCATCGGCTGGGCTATAGATCTCGCAAAACCCATCTGATTCCTAATGGGATAAAGTTGGAGCATGATGTTGAAGGGACAAAAGGGGGTATTCGCGCGAGTTTGAGTCTTAAACAAGACGAGTTGGTAGTGGGGTTCGTAGGCCGCTTTTCTCAGCAGAAATCGCCTCATTTACTACTGGAAGCTTTTGCAAAGGTCGCTTCTTGTTTTCCTCTAGCCCGTCTGGTGATGGTTGGAGATGGTGTATTAAAGCAAAGCCTGCTAGCTCGTGCGGATGAACTCGGTCTTATTGACCGGGTGATTTGGCCCGGCTTTATGGATGGTCGGCTTGCCATGCGGGCTTTTGATGTATTTGTGCTGCCGAGTAACTACGAAGGGTTTCCCTATGTGCTCCTGGAAGCTATGGCTGAGGGCCTTCCGGTTGTATCTACCCGTGTGGGAGGTAGCGAGGAAGCTATTGCCAATGGAGAAAATGGATTTATTGTACCCGTGGGTAATGTGCAAGCTCTGTCAGAATCGATCTGCAAGCTACTGGAGGATGCGGAGATGCGCCGGCGATTTGGACAAAAGAGCCTCGAGCGTGTACAAGCGTTTAGCGTAGATAACATGGTAGATTCCACTATTGCTTTGTACAAACAACTTGTCGCATAA
- a CDS encoding lipopolysaccharide biosynthesis protein encodes MISTLIFSLLWPKTYTSQVVVSLSLANQSNQGLLNNLPSLAGLAQGFVDLQQTRLLANQLDVDDPTRFYKARFDEKRGLLFLTAEGRTAVEANERAERILDVARKYLERNLLEGAQANLRAALAQTRLDLQAARDALKSIQAELAQAPGRAISNPTIAAALEARGSDPQTARATNPAYTSLSLDESRLRSQIAQLEARISTLNDLLMQPQSTSQLVSQTLLVQVLVPPAEPLRPSFPRPALFTVVAGALGLLLGVLWAFIAEAIRPAGSEASSGSH; translated from the coding sequence ATGATTTCTACGCTTATTTTTAGCCTCCTCTGGCCCAAAACCTACACCAGCCAGGTGGTAGTGAGCCTAAGCCTGGCCAACCAGTCCAACCAGGGCTTACTGAACAACCTGCCTTCTCTGGCTGGTCTGGCCCAGGGGTTTGTGGACTTGCAGCAGACCAGGTTGCTGGCCAATCAGCTTGACGTGGATGACCCCACCCGATTTTATAAGGCCCGCTTCGACGAGAAACGGGGTCTGCTGTTTCTGACCGCTGAGGGCCGTACTGCTGTTGAAGCCAACGAGCGTGCCGAGCGGATTCTTGATGTGGCCCGCAAGTACCTCGAGCGCAACCTGCTCGAGGGCGCCCAGGCCAATCTGCGGGCGGCCCTGGCCCAGACCCGGCTCGACCTCCAGGCCGCCCGCGACGCGCTCAAGAGCATCCAGGCCGAGCTTGCCCAGGCGCCAGGCCGGGCGATCTCGAACCCTACCATCGCCGCTGCTCTCGAGGCCCGGGGTAGCGACCCCCAGACCGCCCGGGCGACCAACCCCGCCTACACCAGCCTGAGCCTGGATGAGTCGCGCCTGCGCTCACAGATTGCCCAGCTTGAGGCTCGCATCAGCACCCTGAACGACTTATTGATGCAGCCCCAATCAACCAGCCAACTGGTGAGCCAGACTTTGTTGGTACAGGTTCTGGTTCCCCCAGCCGAGCCGTTGCGGCCCAGTTTTCCCAGACCGGCGCTCTTTACCGTAGTGGCTGGGGCATTGGGTCTTCTGCTGGGCGTGTTGTGGGCCTTTATCGCCGAGGCCATCCGGCCAGCCGGTTCTGAAGCGAGCAGTGGTTCGCACTAA